One window from the genome of Streptomyces cadmiisoli encodes:
- a CDS encoding ATP-binding protein: MNEVRRGRLKVYLGAAPGVGKTYRMLDEGRRRAARGADVVVGFAECHGRPRTETVLDGLEVVPRLGCTYRGGRFEEMDLAAVLARGPQIALVDELAHSNVPGGGRNPKRWQDVEELLAAGVDVITAVNIQHLESLKDVVEKITGVPQHETVPDEVVRRAHQVELVDMPPEALRRRMAHGNVYAPENIDAALANYFRTGNLTALRQLALLWTADRVDEALQRYRAEHAIGGVWETRERVVVALTGGPEGDTLVRRAARIADRSAGGDLLAVHVARSDGLATGFSHASLARQRRLVEDLGGSYHSVVGDDVASALVEFARTENATQLVLGSSRRGRLERFLTGMGTGERVVAQSGDIDVHQVSHERAGRGTLLPSRRRTLSRARMIAGPVAGLVLPVLLTVLLAQLRGTFNLTSEALLFLLTVVGVACIGGVASAVIASVTASLLLNYWFIAPMGQFTLRDPNALLALAVFAVVAATVAAVVDRSLRLSRRAARATAEAETMSSLAGSIVRGGQTIPALLERTRETFGVDTAELVADAPDEAGAARFGGTREPMSGATVVPAGPGGFLVLRGGALSASERRVLAAFAAHVGSAVERARLAEAAAQVEPVRAADRMRTALLRAVGHDLRTPLAAGWAAVTSLRSRDVEFTAEDRDELLATADESMAKLSRLVENLLDLSRLEAGVLRLNLRPTSLEEVLPAALSDITGVEVGEVERVPQVLADPPLLERVIANLVSNADRHAPAGTKVLVTASVLAGRVELRVVDRGPGLPAADRERLFEPFQRLGDTDNTSGLGLGLALARGLTEAMSGTVSPEDTPGGGLTMVVSLPLAERPEAPNADGPNPPEHGPVPGDRAGSG; encoded by the coding sequence ATGAACGAAGTACGGCGCGGACGGCTGAAGGTCTACCTCGGGGCGGCTCCGGGGGTCGGCAAGACGTACCGCATGCTCGACGAGGGGCGGCGCCGCGCCGCCCGCGGAGCCGACGTCGTCGTGGGGTTCGCCGAGTGCCACGGGCGGCCCCGCACCGAGACCGTGCTGGACGGCCTGGAGGTCGTGCCGCGGCTCGGCTGCACCTACCGCGGCGGGCGGTTCGAGGAGATGGACCTCGCCGCGGTCCTCGCCCGCGGCCCGCAGATCGCCCTCGTCGACGAACTCGCCCACAGCAACGTCCCGGGCGGCGGCCGCAACCCCAAGCGGTGGCAGGACGTCGAGGAACTGCTCGCGGCCGGCGTCGACGTCATCACCGCCGTCAACATTCAGCACCTGGAGTCCCTCAAGGACGTCGTCGAGAAGATCACCGGCGTGCCCCAGCACGAGACCGTGCCGGACGAGGTCGTACGCCGGGCCCACCAGGTGGAGCTGGTCGACATGCCGCCCGAGGCCCTGCGCCGCCGGATGGCGCACGGCAACGTCTACGCACCCGAGAACATCGACGCGGCCCTCGCCAACTACTTCCGCACCGGCAACCTGACCGCGCTGCGGCAGCTGGCGCTGCTGTGGACGGCCGACCGGGTCGACGAGGCCCTCCAGAGGTACCGGGCCGAGCACGCGATAGGCGGGGTCTGGGAGACCCGGGAGCGGGTCGTGGTGGCGCTGACCGGCGGACCGGAGGGCGACACGCTCGTACGGCGGGCCGCCCGGATCGCCGACCGGTCGGCCGGCGGGGACCTGCTCGCCGTGCACGTCGCCCGCAGCGACGGTCTCGCCACCGGTTTCTCGCACGCGTCGCTGGCCCGGCAGCGCAGGCTGGTGGAGGACCTCGGCGGCAGTTACCACTCCGTCGTCGGCGACGACGTGGCGAGCGCGCTGGTGGAGTTCGCCCGTACCGAGAACGCCACCCAGCTCGTCCTCGGCTCCAGCAGGCGGGGACGCCTCGAACGGTTCCTCACCGGCATGGGCACGGGGGAGAGGGTCGTCGCGCAGTCCGGCGACATCGACGTCCACCAGGTCTCGCACGAGCGGGCCGGCCGCGGCACCCTGCTGCCGTCCCGGCGCCGCACGCTGTCGCGGGCCCGCATGATCGCGGGACCGGTCGCCGGGCTGGTGCTGCCGGTGCTGCTGACGGTCCTCCTCGCCCAACTGCGCGGCACCTTCAACCTCACCAGCGAGGCGCTGCTGTTCCTGCTCACGGTGGTGGGTGTGGCCTGCATAGGCGGCGTGGCCTCGGCGGTGATCGCCTCCGTGACGGCGTCGCTGCTGCTCAACTACTGGTTCATCGCGCCCATGGGGCAGTTCACGCTCCGCGACCCCAACGCCCTGCTGGCACTGGCCGTCTTCGCGGTGGTCGCCGCCACCGTCGCCGCGGTCGTCGACCGCTCGCTCAGACTGTCCCGCCGCGCCGCCCGCGCCACCGCCGAGGCGGAGACCATGTCCTCGCTGGCCGGCAGCATCGTGCGCGGCGGGCAGACGATCCCGGCGCTGCTGGAGCGGACCCGGGAGACCTTCGGGGTGGACACCGCGGAACTCGTCGCCGACGCGCCCGACGAGGCAGGTGCCGCCCGGTTCGGCGGGACCCGGGAGCCCATGTCCGGTGCCACCGTGGTGCCGGCCGGGCCCGGGGGCTTCCTGGTGCTGCGCGGCGGTGCCCTGTCCGCGTCCGAGCGGCGGGTCCTCGCCGCCTTCGCCGCGCACGTGGGGTCGGCGGTGGAGCGGGCCAGGCTGGCCGAGGCGGCCGCCCAGGTCGAGCCGGTGCGGGCCGCGGACCGGATGCGTACCGCGCTGCTGCGGGCCGTCGGCCACGACCTGCGCACTCCACTCGCCGCCGGTTGGGCGGCCGTCACCTCGCTGCGCAGCCGGGACGTCGAGTTCACCGCGGAGGACCGCGACGAACTCCTCGCCACCGCCGACGAGTCCATGGCCAAGCTCAGCCGACTGGTGGAGAACCTGCTCGACCTCAGCCGGCTGGAGGCCGGTGTGCTCAGGCTCAATCTGCGGCCGACCTCGCTGGAGGAGGTCCTCCCGGCGGCACTCTCGGACATCACCGGCGTGGAGGTCGGGGAGGTCGAGCGGGTTCCGCAGGTGCTGGCCGATCCGCCGCTGCTGGAGCGCGTGATCGCCAATCTGGTCTCCAACGCCGACCGCCACGCCCCGGCGGGTACGAAGGTGCTGGTCACCGCGAGTGTGCTGGCCGGCCGGGTGGAACTGCGGGTCGTGGACCGGGGCCCCGGACTGCCCGCGGCGGACCGGGAGCGGCTGTTCGAACCGTTCCAGCGGCTCGGCGACACGGACAACACCAGCGGCCTGGGGCTGGGCCTGGCGCTCGCCCGCGGGCTGACGGAGGCGATGAGCGGCACCGTGAGCCCCGAGGACACTCCCGGCGGCGGGCTGACCATGGTGGTGTCGCTGCCGCTGGCCGAACGCCCCGAGGCGCCGAACGCCGACGGCCCGAACCCGCCGGAACACGGACCGGTTCCGGGGGATCGGGCGGGGAGCGGGTGA
- a CDS encoding potassium-transporting ATPase subunit C encodes MNNSVSNTARLFGAGLRALLVLTLVLGVFYPLAVTGVAQGLFNDKANGSEITSQGKVVGSSLIGQAYNLPLKEGQETPEADLKWFQGRPQNGLGTNSVNTQYSLILSGATNRSGDNEELIQWVKDAKAAVVKDNSVSGYEVKPSQVPADAVTSSGSGLDPDISPQYADIQVHRVAEKNGLPVAEVQELVDDHTEGRTLGFMGEPRVNVLELNIALKELVAKS; translated from the coding sequence ATGAACAACTCCGTATCGAACACCGCCCGGTTGTTCGGGGCGGGCCTGCGCGCCCTCCTCGTCCTGACCCTCGTACTGGGCGTCTTCTATCCGCTGGCCGTGACCGGCGTCGCCCAGGGGCTGTTCAACGACAAGGCGAACGGCTCGGAGATCACGTCGCAGGGCAAGGTCGTCGGCTCCTCCCTGATCGGTCAGGCGTACAACCTGCCCCTGAAGGAGGGCCAGGAGACCCCGGAAGCCGACCTGAAGTGGTTCCAGGGCCGTCCGCAGAACGGCCTGGGCACCAACAGCGTCAACACCCAGTACTCGCTGATCCTCTCCGGCGCCACCAACCGCTCCGGTGACAACGAGGAACTCATCCAGTGGGTGAAGGACGCCAAGGCCGCCGTGGTGAAGGACAACTCCGTCTCGGGCTACGAGGTCAAGCCCTCCCAGGTGCCCGCCGACGCGGTGACCTCCTCCGGCTCCGGCCTGGACCCGGACATCTCCCCGCAGTACGCGGACATCCAGGTCCACCGGGTCGCCGAGAAGAACGGACTGCCCGTCGCCGAGGTGCAAGAGCTCGTGGACGACCACACCGAGGGCCGCACGCTCGGATTCATGGGTGAGCCCCGGGTCAACGTCCTGGAGCTGAACATCGCGCTCAAGGAACTCGTGGCCAAGAGCTGA
- the kdpF gene encoding K(+)-transporting ATPase subunit F: MTAENVVGLVVAVALLGYLVLALIFPERF, from the coding sequence GTGACCGCAGAGAACGTAGTCGGCCTGGTCGTGGCCGTCGCCCTGCTGGGCTATCTCGTCCTCGCCCTGATCTTCCCGGAGAGGTTCTGA
- the kdpB gene encoding potassium-transporting ATPase subunit KdpB: MTTRTQKQEDSMSTATPTRAPHSDVPTGHKSAEGRVGAGLFDPRQLVRSLPEAFRKLHPRVMVKSPVMFVVWIGSILTTVFSFTDPGDWFGWTISAWLWLTVIFANLAEAVAEGRGKAQADTLRKAKTDTVARRLVGAREERVPGTELRIGDQVVCEAGDIIPGDGDVVEGVASVDESAITGESAPVIRESGGDRSAVTGGTKVLSDRIVVKITTKPGETFIDRMISLVEGASRQKTPNEIALNILLASLTIAFLLACATLPPFADYAGTELTMVVLVALLVCLIPTTIGALLSAIGIAGMDRLVQRNVLAMSGRAVEAAGDVSTLLLDKTGTITLGNRQAAEFVPVGGVTAAEVADAAQLSSLADETPEGRSVVVLAKDKYGLRERHQGELANAEWIAFTAQTRMSGVDVDGRKVRKGAAGSVIAWVGERGGRISEDADRLVREISQAGGTPLLVAVEDADGARVLGVIHLKDVVKDGMRERFQELRRMGIKTVMITGDNPLTAKAIAEEAGVDDFLAEATPEDKMALIKREQAGGKLVAMTGDGTNDAPALAQADVGVAMNTGTSAAKEAGNMVDLDSNPTKLIEIVEIGKQLLITRGALTTFSIANDVAKYFAIIPALFAAVYPGLDKLNIMQLSSPDSAILSAVVFNALVIIALVPLALKGVQYRPVSADRMLRRNLGIYGLGGLIAPFIGIKVIDMIISLIPGIG; the protein is encoded by the coding sequence ATGACCACCCGGACACAGAAGCAAGAGGACTCGATGTCCACAGCCACTCCGACCCGGGCGCCGCACAGCGACGTACCCACCGGGCACAAGTCCGCCGAGGGCCGTGTCGGCGCGGGCCTCTTCGACCCGAGGCAACTGGTCAGGTCGCTGCCGGAAGCCTTCCGCAAGCTGCACCCGCGGGTGATGGTCAAGTCGCCCGTGATGTTCGTGGTGTGGATCGGCTCGATCCTGACCACCGTCTTCTCCTTCACGGACCCGGGCGACTGGTTCGGCTGGACGATCAGCGCGTGGCTCTGGCTCACCGTGATCTTCGCCAACCTGGCCGAGGCGGTCGCCGAGGGCCGCGGCAAGGCGCAGGCCGACACCCTGCGCAAGGCCAAGACCGACACCGTGGCCCGGCGCCTCGTGGGCGCCCGCGAGGAGCGGGTGCCCGGCACCGAACTGCGCATCGGCGACCAGGTCGTGTGCGAGGCCGGCGACATCATCCCCGGTGACGGCGACGTCGTCGAGGGCGTCGCGAGCGTCGACGAGTCGGCGATCACCGGTGAGTCCGCGCCCGTGATCCGTGAGTCGGGCGGCGACCGCTCCGCGGTCACCGGCGGCACCAAGGTGCTCTCCGACCGCATCGTCGTCAAGATCACGACGAAGCCGGGAGAGACCTTCATCGACCGGATGATCAGCCTCGTCGAGGGCGCGTCCCGGCAGAAGACGCCGAACGAGATCGCCCTGAACATCCTGCTCGCCTCGCTGACGATCGCCTTCCTGCTGGCGTGCGCCACGCTGCCCCCGTTCGCGGACTACGCCGGCACCGAGCTGACGATGGTCGTGCTGGTCGCCCTGCTGGTCTGCCTCATCCCGACCACGATCGGCGCCCTGCTTTCCGCGATCGGCATCGCGGGCATGGACCGGCTGGTGCAGCGCAACGTGCTGGCGATGTCGGGCCGCGCGGTCGAGGCCGCCGGCGACGTCTCCACCCTGCTGCTGGACAAGACCGGCACCATCACGCTCGGCAACCGGCAGGCCGCCGAGTTCGTGCCGGTCGGCGGCGTCACCGCCGCCGAGGTCGCGGACGCCGCCCAGCTGTCGTCGCTGGCCGACGAGACGCCCGAGGGCCGCTCCGTCGTCGTCCTCGCGAAGGACAAGTACGGGCTGCGCGAGCGCCACCAGGGCGAGCTGGCGAACGCCGAGTGGATCGCCTTCACCGCCCAGACCCGGATGTCCGGAGTCGACGTGGACGGCAGGAAGGTCCGCAAGGGCGCGGCCGGTTCCGTCATCGCCTGGGTGGGCGAGCGTGGCGGCCGGATCTCCGAGGACGCCGACCGGCTGGTCAGGGAGATCTCCCAGGCGGGCGGGACGCCGCTGCTCGTGGCGGTCGAGGACGCCGACGGGGCCCGTGTGCTGGGCGTCATCCACCTCAAGGACGTCGTCAAGGACGGCATGCGCGAGCGGTTCCAGGAACTGCGCCGCATGGGCATCAAGACCGTCATGATCACGGGTGACAACCCGCTGACGGCCAAGGCCATCGCCGAGGAGGCGGGCGTCGACGACTTCCTCGCGGAGGCGACTCCCGAGGACAAGATGGCGCTGATCAAGCGGGAGCAGGCGGGCGGCAAGCTGGTCGCGATGACCGGTGACGGCACCAACGACGCCCCGGCGCTCGCGCAGGCCGACGTCGGCGTGGCGATGAACACCGGTACGTCGGCCGCCAAGGAGGCCGGCAACATGGTCGACCTCGACTCCAACCCGACCAAGCTCATCGAGATCGTCGAGATCGGCAAGCAGTTGCTGATCACCCGCGGTGCGCTGACCACCTTCTCCATCGCCAACGACGTCGCGAAGTACTTCGCGATCATCCCGGCGCTGTTCGCGGCGGTCTACCCGGGCCTGGACAAGCTGAACATCATGCAGCTGTCCTCGCCGGACTCCGCGATCCTGTCGGCCGTCGTCTTCAACGCGCTCGTCATCATCGCGCTGGTGCCGCTCGCCCTGAAGGGCGTGCAGTACCGGCCGGTGAGCGCCGACCGGATGCTTCGGCGCAACCTCGGGATCTACGGCCTCGGCGGCCTGATAGCCCCCTTCATCGGCATCAAGGTCATCGACATGATCATCTCCCTCATCCCCGGAATCGGCTGA
- a CDS encoding response regulator has translation MTRVLVVEDDPQLVRALVINMQARRYGVDAAPDGATALRLAAARRPDVVMLDLGLPDMDGVDVIKALRGWTRVPVLVLSARQASDEKVAALDAGADDYVTKPFSMDELMARLRAAVRRTEEVPAAVGRTVVRTAGFTIDLLAKKAVRDGRDVRLTPTEWHLLEILVTNRGRLVTQKHLLQEVWGVSRRSKTNYLRVYMAQLRRKLETDPAHPRYLITEPGMGYRFEG, from the coding sequence ATGACCAGGGTGCTGGTGGTGGAGGACGACCCGCAGCTCGTCCGGGCTCTCGTGATCAACATGCAGGCGCGCCGCTACGGAGTGGACGCGGCCCCCGACGGGGCCACGGCCCTGCGTCTGGCCGCCGCCCGCCGGCCCGACGTGGTGATGCTCGACCTGGGGCTGCCCGACATGGACGGGGTCGACGTCATCAAGGCGCTGCGCGGCTGGACACGGGTCCCGGTCCTGGTGCTCTCGGCCCGTCAGGCCTCCGACGAGAAGGTCGCGGCACTGGACGCAGGCGCCGACGACTACGTCACCAAGCCGTTCAGCATGGACGAACTCATGGCGCGGCTGCGGGCCGCCGTCCGCCGCACCGAGGAGGTCCCGGCCGCCGTCGGGAGAACGGTCGTGCGGACCGCGGGCTTCACCATCGACCTGCTCGCGAAGAAGGCGGTGCGGGACGGCCGCGACGTACGGCTCACGCCGACCGAATGGCATCTGCTGGAGATCCTGGTCACCAACCGCGGCCGGCTCGTCACGCAGAAGCACCTGCTCCAGGAGGTCTGGGGGGTGTCCCGGCGCAGCAAGACGAACTACCTGAGGGTCTACATGGCCCAGCTGCGGCGCAAGTTGGAAACGGACCCCGCGCACCCCCGCTACCTCATCACCGAACCCGGCATGGGTTACCGCTTCGAAGGGTGA
- the kdpB gene encoding potassium-transporting ATPase subunit KdpB: MFPAAPEQAPASRPQPTAPTVPRRRAPGGLFDPAQLVRSFPEALRKLHPRVLVRNPVLFVVSVGAALTTLSAVFDPAVFTWTISVWLWLTVVFANLAEAVAEGRGKAQAESLRRTRTDTVALRLLDWRYGTDLHTARTETVSPAELRPLDVVLVETGGTIPADGDVIDGVAAVDESAVTGESAPVIREAGGDRSGVTGGTTVLSDRVVVRVSARPGHSFLDRMIALVEGASRQKTPNEIALNILLASLTVVFLLVVVTLQPMADHADAAQSTTVLVALLVTLIPTTIGALLSAIGIAGMDRLVQRNVLAMSGRAVEAAGDVNTLLLDKTGTITLGNREAAAFVPLPGVEEGRLAAAAQLSSLADETPEGRSVVVLAKQLFGLRAPTEDELSHARWVPFSARTRMSGVDLGWDDGAVTAVRKGAAQQVIEWVQMYGGQVPPEARHFADSVAASGGTPLLVAVHDGDGPRVLGLIHLKDVVKEGIRERFAQLRRMGIRTVMVTGDNPLTARAIAREAGVDDFLAEATPEDKLALIKREQAGGKLVAMTGDGTNDAPALAQADVGVAMNTGTSAAKEAGNMVDLDSDPTKLIDIVEIGKQLLITRGALTTFSITNDVAKYFAIIPAMFAGAYPGLEALNVMGLHSPTSAITSAIVFNALIIVALIPLALRGVRYAPASAHDLLRRNLLLYGLGGLVLPFVGIKVIDLLISGVPGLS, from the coding sequence ATGTTTCCCGCTGCCCCCGAGCAGGCACCCGCGTCCCGCCCGCAGCCCACCGCCCCGACCGTTCCACGACGCCGCGCACCCGGCGGTCTGTTCGACCCGGCCCAGCTCGTCCGGTCCTTTCCCGAGGCGCTGCGCAAGCTGCACCCGCGCGTCCTGGTCCGGAACCCGGTGCTGTTCGTGGTCTCCGTCGGAGCCGCGCTCACCACCCTGTCGGCCGTGTTCGACCCGGCCGTCTTCACCTGGACGATCAGTGTCTGGCTGTGGTTGACGGTGGTCTTCGCCAACCTGGCCGAGGCCGTGGCCGAGGGCCGGGGAAAGGCCCAGGCCGAGTCGCTGCGCCGGACGCGCACGGACACCGTGGCGCTGCGCCTGCTCGACTGGCGTTACGGCACCGACCTGCACACGGCCCGCACCGAGACCGTCTCCCCCGCCGAACTCAGGCCGCTGGACGTGGTCCTGGTCGAGACGGGCGGGACGATCCCGGCGGACGGCGACGTGATCGACGGTGTCGCGGCGGTCGACGAGTCCGCCGTGACCGGCGAGTCCGCACCCGTGATCCGTGAGGCGGGCGGCGACCGCAGCGGTGTCACGGGCGGTACGACGGTGCTGTCCGACCGTGTCGTCGTCCGCGTCAGCGCCCGCCCCGGCCACAGCTTCCTGGACCGCATGATCGCGCTGGTCGAGGGCGCGTCCCGGCAGAAGACACCGAACGAGATCGCGCTGAACATCCTGCTGGCCTCGCTGACCGTCGTCTTCCTCCTGGTCGTGGTCACCCTTCAGCCGATGGCCGACCACGCGGACGCCGCCCAGTCGACGACCGTGCTGGTCGCGCTGCTGGTGACGCTGATCCCGACGACGATCGGCGCGCTGCTGTCCGCGATCGGCATCGCCGGCATGGACCGGCTGGTGCAGCGCAACGTGCTCGCCATGTCCGGGCGCGCGGTCGAGGCGGCGGGCGACGTCAACACCCTGCTGCTGGACAAGACCGGCACCATCACGCTGGGCAACCGCGAGGCCGCCGCCTTCGTTCCGTTGCCGGGCGTCGAGGAGGGCCGGCTCGCGGCGGCGGCCCAGCTGTCGTCGCTGGCCGACGAGACGCCCGAGGGCCGGTCGGTCGTCGTCCTGGCGAAGCAGCTGTTCGGGCTGCGGGCGCCCACGGAGGACGAGTTGTCGCACGCGCGGTGGGTGCCCTTCAGCGCCCGTACCCGGATGAGCGGTGTCGATCTGGGCTGGGACGACGGCGCCGTGACCGCCGTCCGCAAGGGCGCCGCCCAGCAGGTGATCGAGTGGGTGCAGATGTACGGCGGCCAGGTCCCGCCCGAGGCGAGGCACTTCGCCGACTCGGTGGCGGCCTCGGGCGGCACACCGCTGCTGGTGGCGGTGCACGACGGGGACGGCCCGCGTGTCCTGGGCCTGATCCACCTCAAGGACGTGGTGAAGGAAGGGATCCGCGAACGCTTCGCGCAGCTGCGCCGCATGGGCATCCGCACGGTCATGGTCACCGGCGACAACCCGCTCACCGCCCGCGCCATCGCCCGGGAGGCGGGCGTCGACGACTTCCTCGCCGAGGCGACCCCCGAGGACAAGCTCGCGCTGATCAAGCGGGAGCAGGCGGGCGGCAAGCTGGTCGCGATGACCGGTGACGGCACCAACGACGCCCCGGCGCTCGCGCAGGCCGACGTCGGCGTGGCGATGAACACCGGCACGTCGGCCGCCAAGGAGGCCGGCAACATGGTCGACCTCGACTCCGACCCGACCAAGCTCATCGACATCGTCGAGATCGGCAAGCAACTCCTCATCACCCGGGGCGCGCTGACGACGTTCTCGATCACCAACGACGTGGCCAAGTACTTCGCGATCATCCCGGCCATGTTCGCGGGCGCGTACCCGGGCCTGGAGGCGCTGAACGTGATGGGCCTGCACAGCCCGACGTCGGCGATCACGTCCGCGATCGTGTTCAACGCACTGATCATCGTGGCGTTGATCCCCCTGGCCCTGCGGGGAGTGCGCTACGCACCCGCCTCCGCGCACGACCTGCTGCGCCGCAATCTGCTCCTGTACGGCCTCGGCGGGCTGGTCCTGCCGTTCGTCGGCATCAAGGTGATCGACCTGCTGATCTCCGGGGTACCGGGCCTCAGCTGA
- the kdpA gene encoding potassium-transporting ATPase subunit KdpA: MGPVLAGVLQLLALIGALAIAYVPLGNYMAKVYSSDKHWRVEKWIYKGIGANPDTEMRWTAYLRGVLAFSVAGVLFLYLLQRLQGILPGSLGFSAIDPDQAFNTAVSFVANTNWQSYYGEQAMGHVVQTGGLAVQNFVSAAVGMAVAVALVRGFARSRTGDLGNFWADLVRGTVRILLPLAFVGALVLVAGGVIQNFSGIHEVGQFIGGSQEWNGGAVASQEVIKELGTNGGGYFNANSAHPFENPTPFTNLFEIFLILVIPFALTRTFGVMVGSVRQGYAILATMATIWLGFVALMMWTEFAHRGPAFEIAGGAMEGKELRFGIGGSSIFAVSTTLTSTGAVDSFHSSFTGLGGGITMLGMMLGEIAPGGVGSGLYGMLIMAIIAVFIAGLMVGRTPEYLGKKIGTREIKLAALYILVTPALVLVFTGLAMALPTPGNSMTNSGAHGFSEILYAYTSAANNNGSAFAGLNADTQWFNSTLGIAMLLGRFVPMVFVLALAGSLAEQKPVPATAGTLRTDKPLYAGLLVGTIIIITGLTYFPALALGPLAEGLA, translated from the coding sequence ATGGGTCCCGTACTTGCCGGCGTGCTCCAGTTGCTCGCCCTCATCGGCGCACTGGCGATCGCCTACGTCCCCCTTGGCAACTACATGGCCAAGGTCTACTCCTCCGACAAGCACTGGCGTGTCGAGAAGTGGATCTACAAGGGGATAGGCGCCAACCCCGACACCGAGATGCGCTGGACCGCGTACCTGCGCGGTGTGCTCGCCTTCTCGGTGGCCGGTGTCCTCTTCCTCTACCTGCTCCAGCGGCTCCAGGGCATCCTGCCCGGCTCGCTCGGCTTCTCCGCGATCGACCCGGACCAGGCGTTCAACACCGCCGTGTCGTTCGTGGCCAACACCAACTGGCAGTCGTACTACGGCGAACAGGCCATGGGCCACGTCGTGCAGACCGGCGGCCTGGCCGTGCAGAACTTCGTCTCCGCGGCCGTCGGCATGGCCGTCGCGGTGGCGCTGGTGCGCGGCTTCGCCCGCTCGCGCACCGGTGACCTGGGCAACTTCTGGGCGGACCTGGTGCGCGGCACCGTCCGCATCCTGCTGCCGCTCGCCTTCGTCGGCGCGCTCGTCCTGGTCGCCGGCGGTGTCATCCAGAACTTCTCCGGTATCCACGAGGTCGGCCAGTTCATCGGCGGCTCGCAGGAGTGGAACGGCGGCGCCGTCGCCTCGCAGGAGGTCATCAAGGAGCTGGGCACCAACGGCGGCGGTTACTTCAACGCCAACAGCGCCCACCCCTTCGAGAACCCGACGCCGTTCACGAACCTCTTCGAGATCTTCCTGATCCTCGTCATCCCGTTCGCGCTGACCCGCACCTTCGGCGTGATGGTCGGCTCGGTCCGGCAGGGCTACGCGATCCTCGCCACCATGGCCACCATCTGGCTCGGCTTCGTCGCGCTGATGATGTGGACCGAGTTCGCCCACCGCGGCCCGGCGTTCGAGATCGCCGGCGGCGCGATGGAGGGCAAGGAGCTCCGCTTCGGCATCGGCGGTTCGTCGATCTTCGCGGTCTCCACCACGCTGACCTCGACCGGTGCGGTCGACTCCTTCCACTCCTCGTTCACCGGCCTCGGCGGCGGCATCACCATGCTCGGCATGATGCTGGGCGAGATCGCGCCCGGTGGTGTCGGTTCCGGCCTCTACGGCATGCTGATCATGGCGATCATCGCGGTGTTCATCGCCGGTCTGATGGTCGGCCGTACGCCGGAGTACCTGGGCAAGAAGATCGGCACCCGCGAGATCAAGCTGGCGGCCCTCTACATCCTGGTCACGCCCGCGCTGGTGCTCGTCTTCACCGGACTGGCCATGGCGCTGCCCACCCCGGGCAACTCGATGACCAACAGCGGGGCGCACGGCTTCTCCGAGATCCTGTACGCCTACACGTCCGCCGCGAACAACAACGGCTCGGCCTTCGCCGGTCTGAACGCGGACACCCAGTGGTTCAACAGCACGCTCGGCATCGCCATGCTGCTCGGCCGGTTCGTGCCGATGGTGTTCGTCCTGGCCCTCGCGGGTTCGCTCGCCGAGCAGAAGCCGGTACCGGCCACCGCGGGCACCCTGCGTACCGACAAGCCGCTGTACGCCGGTCTGCTCGTCGGCACGATCATCATCATCACCGGTCTCACGTACTTCCCGGCCCTGGCGCTGGGACCGCTGGCCGAGGGGCTGGCGTGA
- a CDS encoding SDR family NAD(P)-dependent oxidoreductase — MPGSSLSSRTVLVTGASTGVGVETARRLAGRGATVLMHGRTAEEARAAADMLVATKGVDAERLCTYGADFARLDEIEFLAHKVMAEHPDLNVLVNNAAMAAPERHTVTDDGNEIALQVNFLAPYLLTCLLAPALAGGPGGRVVDVSSSPHGTAPIQWADPHRARRYSRLAAHARSRLTLTVFAADPRVTAVSVHPGASPAQGARHVVRLCDPAVEIVDGAHHDRDARDDLDDLGSLSSLSSLSSLSSLSSLSSLSERVALARVTTENRTTGRPTGLGTQGDVLDRDTGRRTT; from the coding sequence ATGCCCGGCTCATCCCTCTCCTCACGTACCGTCCTGGTCACCGGCGCCTCCACCGGCGTCGGCGTCGAGACCGCCCGTCGACTGGCCGGGCGCGGCGCCACGGTGCTGATGCACGGCCGGACCGCCGAGGAGGCCCGGGCGGCGGCCGACATGCTGGTCGCCACCAAGGGCGTGGACGCCGAGCGCCTGTGCACGTACGGCGCCGATTTCGCCCGCCTCGACGAGATCGAGTTCCTGGCCCACAAGGTCATGGCCGAGCACCCGGACCTGAACGTCCTGGTCAACAACGCCGCCATGGCCGCACCCGAACGGCACACGGTCACCGACGACGGCAACGAGATCGCCCTCCAGGTCAACTTTCTGGCCCCCTACCTGCTCACCTGCCTGCTGGCGCCGGCCCTCGCCGGCGGTCCGGGCGGCCGGGTGGTCGACGTCTCCTCGTCGCCGCACGGCACGGCGCCGATCCAGTGGGCCGACCCCCACCGGGCCCGCCGCTACTCGCGGCTCGCCGCGCACGCCCGGTCCCGGCTGACCCTGACGGTGTTCGCGGCCGACCCTCGCGTCACCGCGGTCTCGGTCCACCCGGGCGCCTCCCCCGCGCAGGGCGCCCGGCACGTGGTGCGGCTGTGCGACCCGGCGGTGGAGATCGTCGACGGCGCGCACCACGACCGCGACGCACGCGACGACCTGGACGACCTCGGCAGCCTCAGCAGCCTCAGCAGCCTCAGCAGCCTCAGCAGCCTCAGCAGCCTCAGCAGCCTCAGCGAACGCGTGGCACTCGCACGGGTCACGACCGAGAACCGCACGACGGGACGCCCGACCGGCCTCGGAACACAGGGCGACGTGCTGGATCGGGACACCGGACGACGTACGACATGA